Proteins found in one Sporosarcina sp. FSL K6-3457 genomic segment:
- a CDS encoding N-acetylmannosamine-6-phosphate 2-epimerase, giving the protein MLNKIKNGLVASCQALENEPLHSPFIMSKMALAAHLGGAVGIRANSLQDIQAIKKEVTLPVVGIVKRDYPDSDIFITATKKEIDELIESGCEMIAMDATLRQRPNGEELKNLVDYVKANHPNIQLMADISTLEDALEAERLGFDCVSTTLYGYTNETSGCKLYENDFDFIKIILNNVRIPVIAEGNILTPEMAKTVISLGAHSVVVGGAISRPQQITSRFVDVIKGV; this is encoded by the coding sequence ATGTTAAATAAAATAAAAAACGGGCTGGTTGCTTCATGCCAAGCCCTTGAGAATGAACCTCTTCATAGTCCATTTATTATGTCCAAAATGGCACTAGCTGCCCATCTCGGCGGTGCTGTTGGAATTCGTGCGAACTCACTACAGGATATTCAGGCGATCAAAAAAGAAGTTACTTTACCTGTTGTCGGAATTGTGAAGCGCGATTATCCCGATAGTGATATTTTTATTACGGCTACAAAAAAAGAAATTGATGAACTAATCGAATCTGGATGTGAAATGATTGCCATGGATGCTACATTACGTCAGCGCCCAAATGGCGAGGAGTTAAAAAATCTTGTTGATTATGTAAAAGCAAACCACCCTAATATCCAACTAATGGCTGACATTTCAACTTTAGAAGATGCACTTGAGGCGGAACGTTTAGGATTTGACTGTGTTTCTACCACTCTTTATGGCTATACAAACGAAACAAGCGGATGTAAACTATATGAGAATGATTTTGATTTCATTAAAATCATATTAAACAATGTTCGCATTCCAGTTATAGCTGAAGGTAATATCCTGACACCCGAAATGGCCAAAACAGTGATATCTCTTGGCGCTCACTCAGTTGTCGTAGGAGGGGCTATTTCAAGACCCCAACAAATTACTAGCCGGTTTGTGGATGTGATCAAAGGAGTGTAA
- a CDS encoding PTS transporter subunit EIIC: MNNFFEKAQQFGKSFMLPIAVLPAAGLLLGIGGALSNPNTIKAYPFLDVSWLQSIFTVMSSAGSVIFANLALLFAIGVAVGLAKSDKGTAGLAGMLGFLVMNSTISALLSITGILNAENPASVGQGLVLGIHTLETGVFGGVMVGVLVSLLHNRYNKKQLPPFLGFFSGSRFVPIISAFASIFLGVFMFLVWPFIQAGIFKMGGLVEATGYIGTFIFGFVLRLLGPFGLHHIFYMPFWTTSLGGSLVIDGQLIEGTQRIFFAQLADPTIEKFYEGTSRFMSGRFITMMFGLLGAAYAIYRTAKPKNKKIVAGLMGSAALTSFLTGITEPIEFSFLFIAPALYVVHAFLDGLAFMMAHIFQITIGQTFSGGFIDFVLFGILQGNDKTNWLIVPLIGIPWFFVYFFLFTFLIKKFNFKTPGREDEDLAPTTTMDNSSERAQTIITALGGADNLTAVDCCATRLRISVNEPGKVDEALLKETGAKGVIVKGKGVQVVYGPHVTIIKNEITEIVGE, from the coding sequence ATGAATAATTTCTTCGAGAAAGCTCAACAATTTGGTAAATCATTTATGCTACCTATCGCAGTCTTACCTGCTGCAGGTTTACTGTTGGGAATTGGCGGTGCTTTATCTAACCCCAATACAATAAAAGCTTATCCATTTTTGGACGTGTCTTGGCTTCAATCCATTTTTACCGTTATGTCAAGCGCCGGGAGCGTCATCTTCGCGAATCTTGCTTTATTGTTTGCGATAGGTGTAGCAGTTGGTTTAGCAAAAAGTGATAAAGGAACTGCTGGGCTTGCAGGAATGCTCGGTTTCCTAGTCATGAATTCAACAATTTCGGCATTATTGTCCATCACGGGCATTCTTAATGCTGAAAATCCTGCATCTGTAGGACAAGGATTAGTACTTGGTATTCACACCTTAGAAACAGGAGTCTTTGGTGGGGTAATGGTTGGGGTTTTAGTCTCTCTTCTTCACAATCGTTACAACAAGAAACAACTCCCTCCGTTTTTAGGTTTCTTTAGCGGATCGCGGTTTGTCCCAATTATCTCTGCATTCGCCTCTATTTTTCTTGGCGTATTTATGTTCCTAGTCTGGCCATTTATCCAAGCAGGGATTTTTAAAATGGGTGGATTGGTTGAAGCAACTGGTTACATTGGAACATTTATTTTTGGATTTGTGTTACGTTTATTAGGGCCGTTTGGGCTTCACCATATATTCTATATGCCTTTTTGGACTACTAGTTTAGGCGGTTCACTTGTTATTGATGGACAACTCATTGAGGGAACTCAACGAATTTTCTTTGCGCAACTTGCTGACCCTACCATTGAAAAGTTTTATGAAGGAACATCACGCTTCATGTCTGGACGCTTTATTACAATGATGTTTGGGCTTCTTGGGGCAGCTTACGCGATTTATCGTACGGCAAAACCAAAGAACAAAAAAATTGTTGCAGGTTTAATGGGATCTGCTGCATTAACATCATTTTTAACAGGTATCACAGAGCCAATAGAATTTTCATTCTTGTTCATTGCTCCAGCACTCTATGTTGTACATGCCTTTTTGGATGGGCTAGCCTTTATGATGGCTCATATTTTCCAAATTACAATTGGCCAAACATTTTCAGGTGGGTTTATCGACTTTGTCTTATTCGGCATTTTGCAAGGTAACGATAAAACAAACTGGCTAATCGTTCCATTAATCGGTATTCCGTGGTTCTTCGTATATTTCTTCTTATTCACATTCCTTATTAAGAAGTTTAACTTCAAGACACCTGGTCGCGAAGATGAAGATTTAGCTCCGACAACAACAATGGACAATTCGAGTGAGAGAGCACAAACAATTATTACAGCTCTTGGCGGTGCTGATAACTTAACAGCTGTTGATTGCTGTGCTACTCGCTTACGCATCAGCGTCAATGAGCCAGGTAAAGTAGACGAAGCTTTGTTGAAAGAAACAGGAGCAAAAGGTGTCATAGTAAAAGGCAAAGGTGTCCAGGTCGTTTATGGTCCACATGTTACAATCATTAAAAATGAAATCACAGAAATAGTGGGTGAATAA
- a CDS encoding PadR family transcriptional regulator — MKYTGGPMTEAMYYVLLTLMNPSHGYGLMQAITKVSNGRVNMGPGTLYGVLARMQKDELIELADDDGRRKTYVITVDGELALRQEYQRLAAMLEDGALLREGDGDA; from the coding sequence ATGAAGTACACGGGTGGGCCAATGACAGAAGCGATGTATTATGTTTTATTAACGCTTATGAATCCAAGTCATGGTTATGGGCTGATGCAGGCGATTACTAAGGTTTCAAATGGACGAGTAAATATGGGACCCGGTACGCTTTACGGGGTTCTTGCACGTATGCAGAAGGACGAATTGATTGAGTTGGCGGATGATGATGGTCGAAGAAAAACGTATGTTATTACTGTGGATGGGGAGCTGGCGCTTAGACAGGAATATCAGCGATTGGCGGCGATGCTAGAGGATGGAGCATTATTGAGAGAAGGTGATGGGGATGCGTAA
- a CDS encoding DUF2812 domain-containing protein: protein MRKVKRKMIANSWDFGEHERWFSDMAKEGWHLRKVGWSFAHFEQGEPKDTQYRIDTSSNKKMSAADKEMFQEAGWHHITKLGEFNVFSSPTELQAPELHTDPVEQAYTLKDLAKRLQRSTIQTIILCILGVAIAFAFWFFDNTPTLTFIRGDFQLVVLLLTLAFSLFTVLQSNLSIRRLRKGLQEGKAINHNAPWRKKRRIPLALSSVLITLLSANLVALSIQIMLRDTETLPVEGNDLPIVRLSDIEQNPNLVREEHFMNNELDMLNRYSYNWSPIAPLQYESDESGIIPGQLWRDLSGTYSPSLRTEVYRLNFPRLSEKLLADLVRRNIYEGDVMELESAVFDSLFIQEQEGSKKVFVAKGKGVMYVAYYGYADTATILSMIEDKIALIEN, encoded by the coding sequence ATGCGTAAAGTTAAGCGGAAAATGATAGCGAATAGTTGGGATTTTGGGGAGCATGAAAGATGGTTTTCGGATATGGCGAAGGAAGGCTGGCATTTACGGAAAGTCGGTTGGTCCTTCGCTCACTTTGAACAAGGGGAGCCAAAGGATACTCAATATAGAATCGATACATCTTCGAATAAAAAGATGTCAGCAGCGGATAAGGAAATGTTTCAAGAAGCGGGCTGGCATCATATTACGAAGCTAGGTGAGTTCAATGTTTTCTCATCACCGACGGAATTGCAAGCTCCTGAGCTGCATACGGACCCCGTGGAGCAAGCTTATACATTGAAAGATTTAGCTAAAAGACTTCAGAGAAGTACAATTCAGACGATTATACTTTGCATACTTGGCGTAGCCATAGCATTTGCTTTTTGGTTCTTTGATAACACACCAACACTTACTTTTATTAGAGGGGACTTTCAACTGGTCGTTCTTCTTCTGACTCTGGCCTTTTCACTTTTCACGGTACTACAATCCAATTTATCGATTCGTAGGTTGCGGAAAGGATTGCAAGAAGGCAAAGCTATTAATCACAATGCGCCATGGAGAAAAAAGAGAAGAATACCTTTAGCTCTTTCTAGTGTTCTGATCACATTGTTGAGTGCTAATCTGGTTGCACTATCGATACAAATTATGCTGAGGGACACAGAAACTTTACCAGTAGAAGGGAATGACTTGCCAATCGTTCGTCTGTCTGACATTGAGCAAAATCCTAACTTAGTGAGAGAAGAACATTTTATGAACAATGAACTAGATATGTTAAATCGATATAGCTATAACTGGAGCCCGATTGCGCCGCTACAGTATGAATCGGATGAGAGTGGCATTATTCCAGGACAGTTATGGAGAGATTTAAGCGGAACGTATTCACCGAGCCTTCGTACAGAAGTCTATCGGTTGAATTTTCCTAGGCTAAGTGAAAAATTATTGGCAGATTTGGTACGCAGAAATATTTATGAAGGAGACGTCATGGAGTTGGAGAGTGCTGTGTTCGATAGTCTATTTATTCAGGAGCAAGAAGGCTCCAAAAAAGTCTTTGTGGCTAAAGGCAAGGGTGTTATGTATGTTGCCTACTATGGTTATGCAGATACAGCTACAATCCTATCAATGATAGAAGACAAGATTGCACTCATTGAGAATTAA
- the qoxA gene encoding cytochrome aa3 quinol oxidase subunit II: protein MRMKWAFLSLVVGLLAVLAGCEPVMVLDPKGPQAETIADVIWISIAMMAIVVVAVFSMLVYIVVKYRASKQSADYEPPHIEGNAIVEAIIVGIPVLIIIFLSIVTVKSVYKVEATPQGYEDQKPLIVYASSSDWKWHFSYPEENIETVNYLYIPTDRALEFRLYSYGPISAFWIPQLGGQKYAMSDMITTLHLAADTPGEYMGRNSNFTGKGFAENIFDVEAMPAAEFDKWVEDVKANAETLTEEKFEELLLPGHLGRSTYNGTHLEFSPAPEGHYHGDDSADHSSHMHED, encoded by the coding sequence ATGAGAATGAAATGGGCTTTTTTAAGTTTGGTAGTTGGTCTTCTCGCTGTGTTAGCTGGTTGTGAACCGGTCATGGTGCTGGATCCGAAAGGGCCACAAGCCGAAACAATTGCTGATGTTATTTGGATATCAATAGCGATGATGGCGATCGTTGTTGTTGCTGTATTTAGTATGTTGGTATATATCGTAGTAAAATATCGCGCTTCGAAACAAAGCGCGGATTATGAACCCCCGCATATCGAGGGCAATGCAATTGTTGAAGCGATTATTGTCGGGATTCCAGTTCTGATTATTATTTTCTTGTCAATTGTGACAGTCAAATCAGTCTATAAAGTGGAGGCAACGCCACAAGGCTATGAGGATCAAAAACCATTGATTGTCTATGCATCTTCTTCCGATTGGAAATGGCATTTCAGTTATCCGGAAGAAAATATCGAAACGGTGAACTATTTGTATATCCCGACAGATCGTGCGCTGGAATTTAGATTGTACTCTTATGGACCCATTTCCGCATTTTGGATCCCGCAACTCGGAGGGCAAAAATATGCGATGTCGGACATGATTACGACATTACATTTAGCTGCCGACACTCCAGGTGAATATATGGGACGTAACTCTAACTTCACTGGAAAAGGCTTCGCTGAAAATATATTCGATGTAGAAGCTATGCCAGCAGCAGAATTTGATAAATGGGTAGAGGATGTCAAAGCAAACGCTGAGACTCTGACGGAAGAGAAGTTCGAGGAATTATTATTGCCAGGACATCTCGGGCGATCCACTTATAATGGCACTCACTTGGAATTCTCACCTGCTCCAGAAGGCCATTATCACGGAGATGATTCTGCCGACCATTCAAGTCACATGCATGAAGATTGA
- the qoxB gene encoding cytochrome aa3 quinol oxidase subunit I produces MNYFDRFAIPHPSPAIYAAMVAIGLTVIAILLGLTYFKKWSYLWREWLTTVDHKKIGIMYLIAALLMLFRGGVDALMMRAQTAVPDNTLLDAQHYNEVFTTHGVVMIIFMAMPFIYALMNFVVPLQIGARDVAFPRLNALSFWLFFMGAMLFNISFVVGGSPDAGWTSYFPLAGNDFSQSVGTNYYLLSIQIAGIGTLISGINFMTTIFKMRAPGMKLMKMPMFTWTALITNAIVVFAFPVLTVTLLLGTMDRLFGTHIFSMTNGGMDMLWANLFWVWGHPEVYILVLPAFGIYSEIVSTFSRRNLYGYKSMVASIVIISFLSFLVWTHHFFTMGQGPLTNSIFSITTMAIAIPTGIKIFNWLLTMRKGKIEFTVPMLYTIGFIPIFTIGGVTGVMLGMASADYQYHNTMFLVAHFHYTIIPGVVFAMLAGLTYWWPKMFGFMLSEKIGKWAFWLIAVGFNVTFFPMFFTGLDGQARRMYTYSEGTGYGALNLLSFAGAIVLAIGFAVLVYNIYYSTRYASRNISSDPWNARTLEWATHSPVPAYNFARTPHVNSIEAFWDHKKKKQPLFKGNIEKIHMPNNSGMPFIISCIFFVWGFSFIFSMWIPAILTTIAIFACMAHRSFEKDDGYYISVKEVEETEKDSEVLTDENR; encoded by the coding sequence ATGAATTACTTTGATAGATTTGCCATACCTCATCCGAGCCCAGCAATTTATGCAGCTATGGTGGCCATCGGTCTTACCGTGATTGCGATTCTTCTTGGTTTAACTTATTTTAAAAAATGGAGTTACTTATGGCGGGAGTGGTTGACGACAGTTGACCATAAAAAGATTGGGATTATGTATCTAATTGCCGCGCTGCTTATGCTATTCCGAGGTGGCGTAGATGCACTTATGATGCGGGCACAAACGGCGGTACCTGATAACACGTTACTAGATGCTCAGCATTATAATGAGGTTTTTACAACGCACGGAGTTGTTATGATTATCTTTATGGCGATGCCATTTATCTATGCGCTGATGAACTTCGTTGTGCCGTTACAAATTGGAGCGCGTGATGTAGCGTTCCCTCGTTTGAACGCACTTAGCTTCTGGTTGTTCTTCATGGGTGCGATGCTATTCAATATCTCATTCGTCGTTGGTGGTTCACCAGACGCTGGTTGGACGTCGTATTTCCCACTTGCCGGAAATGACTTTAGCCAATCTGTCGGGACGAACTATTATCTCCTATCGATTCAGATTGCCGGTATTGGTACGTTAATCTCTGGGATTAACTTCATGACGACAATCTTTAAAATGAGAGCACCTGGTATGAAGTTGATGAAGATGCCGATGTTTACATGGACAGCTTTAATCACAAATGCGATTGTAGTTTTTGCATTTCCAGTTCTGACAGTTACACTGCTGTTGGGGACGATGGACCGACTGTTCGGTACCCATATCTTCTCGATGACCAATGGCGGGATGGATATGCTCTGGGCGAACCTGTTCTGGGTTTGGGGACATCCGGAGGTCTATATCCTCGTCTTACCGGCATTCGGTATATATAGTGAGATTGTTTCTACCTTCTCACGACGTAACCTTTATGGCTATAAATCAATGGTCGCTTCAATTGTGATCATTTCATTCCTGTCATTCTTGGTTTGGACGCACCATTTCTTTACGATGGGGCAAGGACCATTGACCAATAGTATTTTCTCGATTACGACAATGGCAATCGCGATTCCAACTGGGATTAAAATCTTTAACTGGCTGTTGACGATGCGGAAAGGGAAAATAGAATTTACGGTTCCGATGCTCTATACGATAGGATTCATCCCGATATTCACAATCGGTGGGGTAACTGGGGTTATGCTCGGTATGGCCAGTGCCGACTATCAATACCATAATACGATGTTCTTAGTTGCGCATTTCCACTACACGATTATTCCAGGTGTTGTCTTTGCAATGTTGGCAGGTCTGACATACTGGTGGCCGAAAATGTTTGGTTTCATGTTGAGTGAAAAAATTGGAAAGTGGGCATTCTGGCTTATCGCGGTTGGCTTTAACGTTACGTTCTTTCCGATGTTCTTCACAGGGTTGGATGGACAAGCGCGCCGGATGTATACCTATTCGGAAGGAACTGGCTATGGGGCATTGAATCTACTGTCCTTTGCTGGAGCAATCGTATTAGCGATTGGGTTTGCGGTACTCGTTTACAATATCTATTACAGCACGCGCTATGCTTCACGCAATATCAGTTCAGATCCGTGGAATGCACGTACACTTGAATGGGCAACACATAGCCCAGTTCCAGCCTATAACTTCGCGAGAACACCACATGTGAACTCAATCGAAGCATTCTGGGATCATAAGAAGAAAAAGCAACCGTTATTCAAAGGGAATATTGAAAAGATTCATATGCCAAATAATAGTGGTATGCCGTTTATCATCAGTTGTATTTTCTTTGTTTGGGGCTTCTCATTCATCTTTAGTATGTGGATACCTGCCATCCTAACGACAATTGCGATTTTTGCTTGCATGGCGCATCGTTCGTTTGAGAAGGATGATGGGTACTACATTTCAGTTAAAGAGGTCGAGGAAACAGAAAAAGATAGCGAGGTGTTAACAGATGAAAATAGATAA
- the qoxC gene encoding cytochrome aa3 quinol oxidase subunit III has protein sequence MKIDNSLPLEYKTEQNKLNILGFWIFIGAEVMLFATLFATYFTLEHRTADGPTGAEIFEITPVLIETILLLTSSFIIGLGVHAMRLGRKNAMMTFFAITLLLGLAFLGVEIYEFTHYVNVGAGLQVSAFTGILLTTLGTHGAHVTLGLFWGLFIILQVKKQGLTPKTANKAFIFSLYWHFLDVVWIFIFSFIYLKGMM, from the coding sequence ATGAAAATAGATAATTCACTTCCGCTTGAATACAAAACAGAACAAAATAAGTTGAATATTTTAGGCTTCTGGATTTTCATTGGCGCTGAAGTGATGCTGTTTGCAACTCTTTTCGCAACGTATTTCACACTCGAGCACCGTACGGCTGATGGACCCACAGGGGCGGAGATTTTTGAAATCACGCCGGTGCTTATTGAGACAATTTTGCTACTGACAAGTAGTTTCATAATTGGTCTTGGTGTGCATGCGATGCGCCTTGGACGCAAGAATGCCATGATGACATTCTTTGCGATTACATTGCTGCTAGGTTTAGCATTCCTAGGTGTGGAAATTTATGAGTTTACGCATTACGTTAATGTTGGAGCAGGACTTCAGGTGAGTGCCTTTACAGGTATTCTTTTGACGACATTAGGGACACATGGAGCGCACGTAACACTCGGTCTGTTCTGGGGATTGTTCATCATCCTACAAGTGAAAAAACAAGGTTTGACGCCTAAAACGGCCAATAAAGCCTTCATCTTTTCATTGTACTGGCATTTCTTAGATGTCGTCTGGATCTTTATTTTCAGCTTCATCTATTTGAAAGGAATGATGTAA
- the qoxD gene encoding cytochrome aa3 quinol oxidase subunit IV, translating to MSELFPRKQVMGFVFSMVLTAAALTVYFLDVSFAVGMTILLVTAFVQAAVQLIVFMHAGETEDKHAIYMNIYYGVAIALVTIFGTLLILVWDM from the coding sequence ATGAGTGAATTATTCCCGCGTAAACAGGTCATGGGCTTTGTGTTTTCAATGGTGTTAACGGCAGCTGCACTGACGGTCTATTTTCTAGATGTGTCATTTGCAGTAGGGATGACGATTTTGTTAGTTACCGCATTCGTGCAAGCGGCAGTTCAGCTCATCGTGTTCATGCATGCCGGTGAGACAGAGGATAAACATGCGATTTATATGAACATCTATTATGGTGTTGCCATAGCCCTTGTCACCATCTTCGGTACACTATTGATTTTAGTTTGGGATATGTAA
- a CDS encoding RluA family pseudouridine synthase, producing MNIPIIFEDNHLLLVEKPVNIPVQGDTSGDADLLTLLKEDIKVRYQKPGNVYLGLVHRLDRPVGGVMVFAKTSKAASRLSDILRKKELERTYLAVVRGVPQKKKAVLEHYLFKDTKKNKVSTVSANHTNAKKAVLEYETISSTEQLSLLSIRLHTGRSHQIRVQLSAIGLPLYGDQKYGQQVNRPGQQISLWAHELEFIHPTTKEVIKVQSQPPNEYPWNLW from the coding sequence ATGAACATACCAATTATATTTGAAGACAATCATTTGCTACTTGTTGAAAAGCCAGTAAATATACCTGTACAAGGTGATACGAGTGGAGATGCCGATTTGCTGACGCTATTAAAAGAAGATATAAAAGTTCGTTATCAAAAGCCAGGAAATGTTTACTTGGGGCTCGTTCATCGTTTAGATCGTCCTGTCGGTGGGGTGATGGTGTTTGCTAAAACGTCGAAGGCAGCTTCCCGATTATCGGATATTCTGCGCAAAAAAGAGTTGGAGCGAACATACTTAGCTGTTGTTCGAGGGGTTCCACAGAAGAAAAAGGCCGTTTTGGAGCATTATCTTTTTAAAGATACAAAGAAAAATAAAGTGTCTACCGTCTCAGCTAATCATACGAATGCTAAAAAAGCAGTACTTGAATATGAAACGATTAGCAGTACAGAACAACTAAGCCTTCTGTCTATTCGCCTCCACACGGGTCGCTCCCACCAAATCCGCGTTCAGCTCTCCGCAATTGGATTGCCGCTCTATGGTGATCAAAAATATGGACAACAAGTCAATCGCCCTGGGCAACAAATTTCTTTATGGGCACATGAACTAGAATTTATACACCCAACGACAAAAGAAGTTATAAAGGTACAATCGCAGCCGCCGAACGAATATCCGTGGAATTTATGGTAA